In the genome of Raphanus sativus cultivar WK10039 chromosome 4, ASM80110v3, whole genome shotgun sequence, one region contains:
- the LOC108830849 gene encoding uncharacterized protein LOC108830849 isoform X2, with protein sequence MSGNYNYSNFREWMYKRIDEETGKFSEEFIAGVEQFMTFANSQSLTQSNGVKFPDGYASDLANCVDLENNKFSGMKSHDCHVFMERLLPFIFSELLDENVHLALSAVGVFFRDLCSRTLQKNHVQMLKRNIVLIICNLEKIFPPSFFDVMEHLPIHLPYEAELGGPVQYRWMYVHERNFKKLKAKAKNKRFAAGSIVESYINDEIAYFSEHYFADHIQTKSRFTRFHEGEVPVYHVPGVPDIFTHVGRPSGEMQEIWLSEKDYRCAHAYVLRNCDYFQPFERMFEDFLTTKYADLSEKDLSAKRADEYHIWVKDYVSYWSNTHPFPQWVKDIANGPVNKVRTWPIYFTRGFLFHTEKHGEGRKTCNYGVSVKGESYTNASDEADYYGILTDIIQIQYEGSVDLKITLFKCKWYDPLVGRGTRRSNGGIVDVLSSRKYHKYEPFILASQADQVCYIPYPYVKKPKQLWLNVLKVNPRGIISGEYENKEPTLLQQENDDAVLMTTVEDLAVDHLVHARVQPINLDFDVEDVEPDDEFRCNISSSSSDEDAEIPY encoded by the exons ATGTCTGGAAATTACAATTATTCAAATTTTCGAGAGTGGATGTATAAGAGGATCGATGAGGAAACAGGAAAATTTTCGGAAGAGTTCATAGCGGGGGTGGAACAATTTATGACATTCGCAAACAGCCAGTCTCTAACACAGAGCAATGGTG TTAAATTCCCAGACGGATATGCTTCAGACTTAGCTAATTGTGTTGATTTAGAGAACAATAAATTTTCTGgtatgaagagtcatgactgccATGTTTTTATGGAGCGGCTACTTCCGTTTATCTTTTCAGAACTCCTAGACGAAAACGTTCATCTTGCGCTTTCAG CGGTTGGAGTATTTTTCCGCGACCTCTGCTCGAGAACCTTACAGAAAAATCACGTCCAAATGCTTAAACGGAATATTGTTTTGATCATCTGCAATTTGGAGAAAATCTTCCCACCAtcattttttgacgtcatggagcaCTTACCTATACATCTCCCCTACGAAGCTGAACTAGGAGGACCTGTGCAATATAGGTGGATGTATGTTCATGAAAGGaatttcaaaaaattgaaaGCGAAAGCAAAGAACAAAAGATTTGCGGCTGGCTCGATTGTTGAGTCATATATCAACGATGAGATAGCTTACTTCTCAGAGCACTACTTTGCTGACCATATACAAACGAAATCAAG GTTCACAAGATTTCATGAAGGTGAAGTTCCCGTATATCATGTTCCTGGAGTGCCAGATATATTTACACATGTAGGTCGTCCAAGTGGGGAAATGCAAGAAATATGGCTTTCCGAGAAAGACTATAGATGCGCACATGCATATGTTTTACGAAACTGTGATTATTTTCAGCCATTTGAGAG GATGTTTGAAGATTTTCTTACTACCAAATATGCAGACCTCTCCGAAAAAGACCTCTCTGCGAAGAGAGCTGACGAATATCATATATGGGTGAAAGATTAT GTTAGCTATTGGAGCAACACACATCCCTTTCCTCAGTGGGTTAAAGATATTGCGAATGGACCCGTGAATAAGGTCAGAACATGGCCCATCTATTTCACAAGAGGCTTTTTGTTCCATACGGAGAAGCATGGCGAGGGAAGAAAGACATGTAACTACGGTGTGAGCGTTAAAGGAGAGAGTTACACAAATGCATCTGATGAAGCTGATTACTATGGGATCTTGACTGATATCATACAAATTCAGTATGAGGGGTCAGTCGATTTGAAAATCACACTTTTTAAGTGTAAATGGTATGATCCGTTAGTTGGTAGAGGCACTCGACGGAGCAATGGTGGCATCGTCGATGTTCTTTCATCGAGGAAATACCATAAATACGAACCATTTATTCTAG CATCTCAAGCAGATCAAGTTTGTTATATACCGTATCCGTACGTTAAGAAACCAAAACAGTTGTGGCTCAATGTTTTAAAAGTGAATCCGAGAGGAATCATTTCTGGAGAATATGAGAATAAAGAACCGACATTGTTGCAACAAGAAAATGATGATGCTGTTTTAATGACTACGGTTGAAGATCTAGCAGTTGATCATTTGGTTCATGCTCGGGTACAACCTATTAATCTCGATTTTGATGTGGAAGATGTTGAACCAGATGATGAATTTCGGTGTAATATATCATCCTCTTCTTCTGATGAAGATGCAGAAATACCCTACtaa
- the LOC108830849 gene encoding uncharacterized protein LOC108830849 isoform X1 yields the protein MSGNYNYSNFREWMYKRIDEETGKFSEEFIAGVEQFMTFANSQSLTQSNGGKFFCPCAVCQNDKFLPGTKIWRHIYNRGFMPDYYVWYKHGEEIDIALGTSYVDPTHLSGSDQEVDNEDNYVDMVNDAFRDNVSFENYQQNDSFQNVVDPQRNHSKKFYDLLEGAQNPLYDGCREGQSQLSLAARVLQNKADYNLSEKCVDSVCQMLTDYLPEGNTAIDSHYETEKLMRNLGLPYHAIDVCINNCMIFWKEDEKWEECQFCGAARWKPKDKRRRTKVPYSRMWYLPIADRLKRMYQSKKTAAAMRWHAEHKAKKGEMCHPSDAAEWKNFQDIHPKFAEEPRNVYLGLCTDGFNPFGMSRNHSLWPVILTPYNLPPDMCMNTEYLFLTILNSGPNHPRASLDIFLKPLIGELKELWSTGVEAYDVSLNQNFNLKAVLLWTISDFPAYGMLSGWTTHGKLACPICMEDTKAFYLPNGRKTCWFDCHRRFLPHDHPLRKNRKDFLKGKSAVNEFPPDSLTGEQVYSERLSGVNPPKTSVCGGNGHEKKKPGYGKYHNWHKESIFWELPYWRDLILRHNLDVMHIEKNFFDNIINTLMNVKGKSKDTIKSRLDMAIFCDRPHLHVDTAGQAPFPPYMLDEDEKKRLLECVKHAVKFPDGYASDLANCVDLENNKFSGMKSHDCHVFMERLLPFIFSELLDENVHLALSAVGVFFRDLCSRTLQKNHVQMLKRNIVLIICNLEKIFPPSFFDVMEHLPIHLPYEAELGGPVQYRWMYVHERNFKKLKAKAKNKRFAAGSIVESYINDEIAYFSEHYFADHIQTKSRFTRFHEGEVPVYHVPGVPDIFTHVGRPSGEMQEIWLSEKDYRCAHAYVLRNCDYFQPFERMFEDFLTTKYADLSEKDLSAKRADEYHIWVKDYVSYWSNTHPFPQWVKDIANGPVNKVRTWPIYFTRGFLFHTEKHGEGRKTCNYGVSVKGESYTNASDEADYYGILTDIIQIQYEGSVDLKITLFKCKWYDPLVGRGTRRSNGGIVDVLSSRKYHKYEPFILASQADQVCYIPYPYVKKPKQLWLNVLKVNPRGIISGEYENKEPTLLQQENDDAVLMTTVEDLAVDHLVHARVQPINLDFDVEDVEPDDEFRCNISSSSSDEDAEIPY from the exons ATGTCTGGAAATTACAATTATTCAAATTTTCGAGAGTGGATGTATAAGAGGATCGATGAGGAAACAGGAAAATTTTCGGAAGAGTTCATAGCGGGGGTGGAACAATTTATGACATTCGCAAACAGCCAGTCTCTAACACAGAGCAATGGTGGTAAGTTTTTCTGTCCGTGTGCTGTTTGTCAAAACGATAAATTTCTCCCGGGAACAAAAATTTggagacatatatataatagagGATTTATGCCAGACTATTATGTTTGGTATAAACATGGAGAAGAAATTGATATCGCATTAGGAACGAGTTATGTTGACCCGACACATTTAAGTGGTAGTGATCAAGAAGTTGATAATGAGGATAATTATGTGGATATGGTGAATGATGCATTTCGGGATAATGTGAGTTTTGAAAACTATCAACAGAATGATAGTTTTCAGAATGTAGTAGACCCGCAACGCAACCATTCGAAGAAGTTCTACGATTTGTTAGAAGGAGCACAAAATCCTTTGTATGATGGTTGTCGTGAAGGGCAGTCACAATTATCCTTAGCTGCTCGGGTCTTGCAAAACAAGGCAGATTATAATCTGAGTGAAAAATGTGTGGATTCAGTATGTCAAATGTTGACAGACTATTTACCAGAAGGAAACACAGCAATTGATTCACACTACGAGACCGAGAAGTTGATGCGCAATTTAGGGCTCCCATATCATGCAATTGATGTTTGTATTAATAATTGTATGATCTTCtggaaagaagatgaaaaatgGGAAGAGTGTCAATTTTGTGGTGCAGCAAGATGGAAGCCTAAAGACAAAAGACGCAGAACCAAAGTACCATATAGTCGTATGTGGTATCTACCTATAGCTGACAGGCTGAAGAGAATGTATCAGAGCAAGAAGACAGCAGCagcaatgagatggcatgctGAGCACAAAGCAAAGAAGGGGGAAATGTGTCATCCATCTGATGCGGCGGAATGGAAAAATTTTCAAGATATACATCCCAAGTTTGCCGAAGAACCTCGTAACGTTTAtcttggattatgtactgatggaTTCAATCCATTTGGGATGTCTCGTAATCATTCATTGTGGCCCGTGATCCTGACTCCATATAATCTACCCCCTGATATGTGCATGAATACAGAGTATTTGTTTCTTACAATTCTGAATTCTGGACCAAATCATCCGCGAGCTAGTCTTGATATCTTCCTTAAACCTTTGATCGGCGAGTTAAAAGAATTGTGGTCAACTGGGGTTGAAGCATACGATGTGTCAttgaatcaaaattttaatctaaaagCTGTGTTACTATGGACGATAAGCGATTTTCCAGCGTATGGTATGCTATCAGGATGGACGACCCATGGTAAATTGGCTTGTCCAATTTGCATGGAAGATACAAAGGCTTTTTATCTACCTAATGGAAGAAAGACgtgttggtttgattgtcaccGCAGATTTCTTCCTCATGATCATCCACTAAGGAAAAATAGAAAGGACTTCTTGAAGGGCAAAAGCGCGGTAAATGAATTTCCACCTGATTCTTTGACTGGTGAGCAAGTTTATTCAGAGCGGTTATCGGGTGTCAATCCACCGAAAACTAGCGTTTGCGGTGGAAATGGTCATGAAAAGAAGAAGCCAGGTTATGGGAAGTATCATAACTGGCACAAGGAAAGCATtttttgggagttgccatacTGGAGGGATCTGATACTCCGACATAATCttgatgtgatgcatatagagaagaatttttttgacaacatcatcAATACTCTTATGAATGTCAAGGGCAAATCGAAAGACACAATTAAGTCAAGATTGGATATGGCAATATTTTGTGATCGGCCACACTTACATGTTGATACTGCTGGTCAAGCTCCATTTCCTCCTTACATGCTGGACGAAGATGAAAAAAAACGTTTATTGGAATGTGTGAAACATGCAGTTAAATTCCCAGACGGATATGCTTCAGACTTAGCTAATTGTGTTGATTTAGAGAACAATAAATTTTCTGgtatgaagagtcatgactgccATGTTTTTATGGAGCGGCTACTTCCGTTTATCTTTTCAGAACTCCTAGACGAAAACGTTCATCTTGCGCTTTCAG CGGTTGGAGTATTTTTCCGCGACCTCTGCTCGAGAACCTTACAGAAAAATCACGTCCAAATGCTTAAACGGAATATTGTTTTGATCATCTGCAATTTGGAGAAAATCTTCCCACCAtcattttttgacgtcatggagcaCTTACCTATACATCTCCCCTACGAAGCTGAACTAGGAGGACCTGTGCAATATAGGTGGATGTATGTTCATGAAAGGaatttcaaaaaattgaaaGCGAAAGCAAAGAACAAAAGATTTGCGGCTGGCTCGATTGTTGAGTCATATATCAACGATGAGATAGCTTACTTCTCAGAGCACTACTTTGCTGACCATATACAAACGAAATCAAG GTTCACAAGATTTCATGAAGGTGAAGTTCCCGTATATCATGTTCCTGGAGTGCCAGATATATTTACACATGTAGGTCGTCCAAGTGGGGAAATGCAAGAAATATGGCTTTCCGAGAAAGACTATAGATGCGCACATGCATATGTTTTACGAAACTGTGATTATTTTCAGCCATTTGAGAG GATGTTTGAAGATTTTCTTACTACCAAATATGCAGACCTCTCCGAAAAAGACCTCTCTGCGAAGAGAGCTGACGAATATCATATATGGGTGAAAGATTAT GTTAGCTATTGGAGCAACACACATCCCTTTCCTCAGTGGGTTAAAGATATTGCGAATGGACCCGTGAATAAGGTCAGAACATGGCCCATCTATTTCACAAGAGGCTTTTTGTTCCATACGGAGAAGCATGGCGAGGGAAGAAAGACATGTAACTACGGTGTGAGCGTTAAAGGAGAGAGTTACACAAATGCATCTGATGAAGCTGATTACTATGGGATCTTGACTGATATCATACAAATTCAGTATGAGGGGTCAGTCGATTTGAAAATCACACTTTTTAAGTGTAAATGGTATGATCCGTTAGTTGGTAGAGGCACTCGACGGAGCAATGGTGGCATCGTCGATGTTCTTTCATCGAGGAAATACCATAAATACGAACCATTTATTCTAG CATCTCAAGCAGATCAAGTTTGTTATATACCGTATCCGTACGTTAAGAAACCAAAACAGTTGTGGCTCAATGTTTTAAAAGTGAATCCGAGAGGAATCATTTCTGGAGAATATGAGAATAAAGAACCGACATTGTTGCAACAAGAAAATGATGATGCTGTTTTAATGACTACGGTTGAAGATCTAGCAGTTGATCATTTGGTTCATGCTCGGGTACAACCTATTAATCTCGATTTTGATGTGGAAGATGTTGAACCAGATGATGAATTTCGGTGTAATATATCATCCTCTTCTTCTGATGAAGATGCAGAAATACCCTACtaa
- the LOC108830845 gene encoding uncharacterized protein LOC108830845: protein MSGRKKQKKTVTSSAKTPSPLPSQYEFVPRTQAPPPIRNRQPPPSVSDYPPPAQLFQDSTVQPRRASTPSPQPRGSQTSQTRVSQTSQPRVSQTSQPRVSQTSQHVSQTSLPRGSQASATREPHSPQSQSTPEAQNSETAEGSEDEEFMHVEPTLSEDQMDVVNALLSQPGRERLTTLSPYLEPGTTWFGQDKGKLTRKITKIFKNKFNGPYYSWTVVPRGRQERWFVEFAKTHTWSPTLTGLVQKKFEKIGQLRLKGIVSTCRTTRKRPNWIKKTLWRKMCAFWDTDKAKEKSLTASVARMSDRNGLGPHKHNSGQKSFKQIEQELVEELGRPVTLSEVFIKTHTKKDGTFVDMKAQEVAEVYRRNKQSRLEDLEAENADPSESSSQAPELSIDEDNEIFLLSTFTDKRGKHYGIGSLKSTLVNGKRKYSASSSILDLQTQLDEAHRKIEEQAAQNAIALRKIEEQAAQNANNLRIIEEQAAQNAEQGAQLKELSVMNKFMIATNPQYVEFVAANKSGD from the exons ATGTCGGGAaggaagaaacagaagaagacgGTCACCTCCAGTGCGAAGACACCATCTCCTCTTCCCTCGCAGTACGAGTTCGTTCCAAGAACTCAAGCGCCTCCGCCTATCCGGAACCGCCAACCTCCACCATCTGTGTCTGACTATCCACCTCCGGCACAGCTTTTCCAGGACTCGACGGTCCAACCCAGAAGAGCTTCAACTCCATCGCCACAACCTCGAGGGTCTCAGACTTCACAGACTCGAGTGTCTCAAACTTCACAGCCTCGAGTGTCTCAGACTTCACAGCCTCGAGTGTCTCAAACTTCACAGCATGTGTCTCAGACTTCCTTACCTCGAGGATCTCAAGCTTCAGCGACTCGAGAACCACACTCGCCACAATCTCAGAGCACTCCTGAAGCTCAAAACTCAGAGACTGCAGAAGGTTCAGAAGATGAAGAATTTATGCATGTAGAACCGACTCTCTCCGAAGACCAGATGGATGTTGTCAATGCTCTTCTCTCCCAGCCAGGCAGGGAGCGCTTGACTACCCTTTCTCCCTACTTGGAACCTGGAACCACTTG GTTTGGTCAGGACAAGGGTAAACTGACTCGGAAGATCACTAAGATCTTTAAAAACAAGTTTAATGGTCCATACTACAGCTGGACTGTTGTGCCTCGCGGAAGACAAGAAAGATGGTTTGTAGAGTTTGCA AAAACTCACACATGGAGTCCTACACTAACCGGTTTAGTTCAGAAGAAGTTTGAGAAGATAGGTCAGCTCCGTCTCAAAGGCATTGTTAGCACTTGTAGGACTACTCGAAAGAGACCAAACTGGATTAAGAAAACTTTGTGGAGAAAAATGTGTGCTTTTTGGGACACTGATAAAGCCAAAGAAAAGAGTTTGACGGCTTCAGTTGCTCGGATGTCTGACCGTAATGGTCTTGGTCCTCACAAGCACAACTCTGGGCAGAAGTCTTTCAAACAAATCGAGCAAGAATTG GTAGAGGAATTGGGCAGACCGGTGACTCTTAGTGAAGTCTTCATTAAGACTCATACAAAAAAGGATGGGACCTTTGTGGATATGAAAGCACAGGAGGTTGCTGAGGTGTATCGGCGGAACAAACAGTCAAGGTTGGAGGACCTTGAGGCTGAAAATGCAGACCCTTCAGAGTCTAGTTCACAAGCTCCAGAGCTCTCTATAGATGAGGATAATGAGATATTCCTCCTG TCTACTTTCACAGACAAAAGAGGAAAACATTATGGAATTGGAAGCCTCAAGAGTACTCTCGTCAATGGAAAGCGGAAGTACAGTGCATCCTCTTCAATCCTGGACCTGCAAACACAGCTTGATGAAGCTCACCGCAAGATCGAGGAGCAGGCTGCCCAGAATGCAATTGCTCTCCGCAAAATCGAGGAGCAGGCTGCCCAAAATGCAAACAATCTCCGCATCATCGAAGAGCAGGCTGCCCAAAATGCAGAGCAGGGAGCACAGCTCAAGGAGTTATCGGTAATGAACAAGTTTATGATTGCAACAAATCCTCAGTACGTTGAATTCGTTGCAGCTAACAAGTCTGGTGATTAA
- the LOC108830849 gene encoding uncharacterized protein LOC108830849 isoform X3: MSGNYNYSNFREWMYKRIDEETGKFSEEFIAGVEQFMTFANSQSLTQSNGELLDENVHLALSAVGVFFRDLCSRTLQKNHVQMLKRNIVLIICNLEKIFPPSFFDVMEHLPIHLPYEAELGGPVQYRWMYVHERNFKKLKAKAKNKRFAAGSIVESYINDEIAYFSEHYFADHIQTKSRFTRFHEGEVPVYHVPGVPDIFTHVGRPSGEMQEIWLSEKDYRCAHAYVLRNCDYFQPFERMFEDFLTTKYADLSEKDLSAKRADEYHIWVKDYVSYWSNTHPFPQWVKDIANGPVNKVRTWPIYFTRGFLFHTEKHGEGRKTCNYGVSVKGESYTNASDEADYYGILTDIIQIQYEGSVDLKITLFKCKWYDPLVGRGTRRSNGGIVDVLSSRKYHKYEPFILASQADQVCYIPYPYVKKPKQLWLNVLKVNPRGIISGEYENKEPTLLQQENDDAVLMTTVEDLAVDHLVHARVQPINLDFDVEDVEPDDEFRCNISSSSSDEDAEIPY; encoded by the exons ATGTCTGGAAATTACAATTATTCAAATTTTCGAGAGTGGATGTATAAGAGGATCGATGAGGAAACAGGAAAATTTTCGGAAGAGTTCATAGCGGGGGTGGAACAATTTATGACATTCGCAAACAGCCAGTCTCTAACACAGAGCAATGGTG AACTCCTAGACGAAAACGTTCATCTTGCGCTTTCAG CGGTTGGAGTATTTTTCCGCGACCTCTGCTCGAGAACCTTACAGAAAAATCACGTCCAAATGCTTAAACGGAATATTGTTTTGATCATCTGCAATTTGGAGAAAATCTTCCCACCAtcattttttgacgtcatggagcaCTTACCTATACATCTCCCCTACGAAGCTGAACTAGGAGGACCTGTGCAATATAGGTGGATGTATGTTCATGAAAGGaatttcaaaaaattgaaaGCGAAAGCAAAGAACAAAAGATTTGCGGCTGGCTCGATTGTTGAGTCATATATCAACGATGAGATAGCTTACTTCTCAGAGCACTACTTTGCTGACCATATACAAACGAAATCAAG GTTCACAAGATTTCATGAAGGTGAAGTTCCCGTATATCATGTTCCTGGAGTGCCAGATATATTTACACATGTAGGTCGTCCAAGTGGGGAAATGCAAGAAATATGGCTTTCCGAGAAAGACTATAGATGCGCACATGCATATGTTTTACGAAACTGTGATTATTTTCAGCCATTTGAGAG GATGTTTGAAGATTTTCTTACTACCAAATATGCAGACCTCTCCGAAAAAGACCTCTCTGCGAAGAGAGCTGACGAATATCATATATGGGTGAAAGATTAT GTTAGCTATTGGAGCAACACACATCCCTTTCCTCAGTGGGTTAAAGATATTGCGAATGGACCCGTGAATAAGGTCAGAACATGGCCCATCTATTTCACAAGAGGCTTTTTGTTCCATACGGAGAAGCATGGCGAGGGAAGAAAGACATGTAACTACGGTGTGAGCGTTAAAGGAGAGAGTTACACAAATGCATCTGATGAAGCTGATTACTATGGGATCTTGACTGATATCATACAAATTCAGTATGAGGGGTCAGTCGATTTGAAAATCACACTTTTTAAGTGTAAATGGTATGATCCGTTAGTTGGTAGAGGCACTCGACGGAGCAATGGTGGCATCGTCGATGTTCTTTCATCGAGGAAATACCATAAATACGAACCATTTATTCTAG CATCTCAAGCAGATCAAGTTTGTTATATACCGTATCCGTACGTTAAGAAACCAAAACAGTTGTGGCTCAATGTTTTAAAAGTGAATCCGAGAGGAATCATTTCTGGAGAATATGAGAATAAAGAACCGACATTGTTGCAACAAGAAAATGATGATGCTGTTTTAATGACTACGGTTGAAGATCTAGCAGTTGATCATTTGGTTCATGCTCGGGTACAACCTATTAATCTCGATTTTGATGTGGAAGATGTTGAACCAGATGATGAATTTCGGTGTAATATATCATCCTCTTCTTCTGATGAAGATGCAGAAATACCCTACtaa